The window CATTAACATGCAGtaatacaaaattaattaaccaaattatatatatttttgtataccAGAGGGTGTTTGAGGGTGATCAAGTTCTTCCCTTTCCATTTGGTCTCAAACATTTCGGTGAAGTACTCTGAGCGCGCACTGAGAACACATCGGTGAGCCGTGAATATCTGCCCATGAACGAGGAACTTCACGTCGCTGTGTTGACCCTGCTCCAGTAACCTagagtgaaaacacaaactttaggATTGGGTGGAGAATGAACAGCTGTGCAGAGAAATTAGATTACTTACATTAAAGTGATACTTAAGGATTTTTGAGGTGGGACTGTGTATAGTCAGTGTACTGCACACAGTAGCTGGCGGTTGGTGCGCTCCGTTTGCAGAAACAGTTGGGGCACACCCACCCACAGTTCAGCATATCCATGCCATATAGAGGGGTTGACATCAAAGgtgttttagccacttaaaaaatgcCTACCTAAGAAAAATAGTGACGTTTCATTTCAATCAGATTGCGTAACGGCcctaacagcactttctgaccctAACAGCTGACCGACAGCAGATGTAAAACTTTAGTGCCAGAG is drawn from Plectropomus leopardus isolate mb unplaced genomic scaffold, YSFRI_Pleo_2.0 unplaced_scaffold12676, whole genome shotgun sequence and contains these coding sequences:
- the LOC121963822 gene encoding ankyrin repeat and BTB/POZ domain-containing protein 1-like gives rise to the protein MYGSLSDSVRRLLKDYKCISVQAMQRDDFNYFLHTLLEQGQHSDVKFLVHGQIFTAHRCVLSARSEYFTEMFETKWKGKNLITLKHPLINPAAFGAILQYSYT